The proteins below are encoded in one region of Mycteria americana isolate JAX WOST 10 ecotype Jacksonville Zoo and Gardens chromosome 22, USCA_MyAme_1.0, whole genome shotgun sequence:
- the PHOSPHO1 gene encoding phosphoethanolamine/phosphocholine phosphatase, protein MKRCCEGVGLPCLFKGVGMASPRPPKYLLVFDFDETIINENSDDSIVRAAPGQALPEHIRQTFREGFYNEYMQRVLAYMGDQGVKMGDFKTVYENIPLSPGMPDLFQFLSKNHELFEIILISDANMFGIECSLRAAGFYSLFRKIFSNPSGFDKKGYFTLGPYHSHKCLDCPANMCKRKILTEYLAERAQEEVEFERVFYVGDGANDFCPSVTLTSADVAFPRKGYPMHRMTQEMEKQQPGAFQATVVPWESAAEVARYLQEVLKKKC, encoded by the exons ATGAAAAGGTGCTGTGAGGGCGTCGGGCTGCCATGCCTGTTTAAG GGTGTTGGTATGGCCAGCCCCCGGCCTCCCAAATACCTCCTTGTCTTTGATTTCGATGAGACCATCATCAATGAGAACAGCGATGACTCCATCGTCCGGGCGGCACCGGGGCAGGCGCTTCCGGAGCACATCCGACAAACCTTCCGCGAGGGCTTCTACAACGAGTACATGCAACGCGTCCTGGCGTACATGGGGGACCAGGGGGTCAAGATGGGGGACTTCAAGACAGTCTATGAGAACATCCCCCTGTCCCCTGGCATGCCGGACCTCTTCCAGTTCCTGTCCAAGAACCACGAGCTCTTTGAGATCATCCTCATCTCCGATGCCAACATGTTCGGCATCGAATGCAGTCTGAGGGCAGCCGGTTTCTACTCCCTCTTCCGCAAGATCTTCAGCAACCCGTCTGGCTTTGACAAGAAGGGGTACTTCACCTTGGGGCCCTACCACAGCCACAAGTGCCTTGACTGCCCGGCCAACATGTGCAAACGCAAAATCCTAACGGAGTACCTGGCGGAGAGAGCCCAGGAGGAGGTGGAGTTCGAGAGGGTCTTCTACGTGGGAGACGGTGCCAATGACTTCTGCCCTTCCGTGACTTTGACTTCAGCTGACGTGGCTTTCCCACGGAAGGGCTACCCCATGCACCGGATGACCCAAgagatggagaagcagcagcctggagccTTCCAGGCCACTGTCGTCCCCTGGGAGTCAGCGGCAGAGGTCGCCCGCTATCTCCAGGAGGTCCTCAAGAAGAAGTGTTGA